In one Saccharibacillus brassicae genomic region, the following are encoded:
- a CDS encoding DinB family protein has translation MTDEFVFKLMDRAQAGILKYAESASVESRSIIPEGFSNNLHWNLGHILAVSDRVVNGLSGREPVLPAAYASYFAPGTRPSEWQGEPPAWDELIEQLRTLTQRFRDSYADKQGEPLANTDNFAKAETLGDLLLLNVSHMNQHLGIMNALTRVTRN, from the coding sequence ATGACCGACGAATTCGTATTCAAACTGATGGACCGGGCGCAGGCCGGCATTCTGAAGTATGCCGAGAGCGCGTCCGTAGAATCCCGATCGATCATCCCGGAAGGCTTCAGCAACAACCTGCACTGGAATCTGGGCCATATTCTCGCCGTCAGCGATCGCGTCGTCAACGGCTTGTCCGGACGCGAACCGGTACTGCCCGCAGCGTACGCGTCTTATTTCGCACCGGGCACCCGCCCTTCCGAATGGCAGGGCGAACCGCCTGCCTGGGACGAACTGATCGAACAACTGCGCACGCTGACGCAGCGCTTCCGCGATTCGTACGCGGACAAGCAGGGCGAGCCGCTCGCCAATACGGACAATTTTGCCAAAGCGGAGACGCTCGGCGATCTGCTGCTGCTGAACGTCTCGCATATGAATCAGCATCTGGGCATCATGAACGCGCTGACGCGCGTCACCCGGAACTGA
- a CDS encoding GNAT family N-acetyltransferase, translated as MSMLKTIKTSISDTKQALDGIKASMDGLKTEVDTLKGNMEQVQTQVKEKPAKFKASLSYLKLGIGDLKSEVTGIKQGVAGIKDAGKDKEPAGSIIAGAQFVREADGFKLKRAGETIGEITYAEGPEPDTWMANHTYVDPEYRGGSVAKLLLDRLVEEARLQDKRIFPVCSYVRAQFKRNDEYRDVWHEY; from the coding sequence ATGAGCATGTTGAAAACGATCAAGACGAGCATCAGCGATACGAAGCAGGCGCTCGACGGTATCAAAGCGTCCATGGACGGACTGAAAACGGAAGTGGATACGCTCAAAGGCAATATGGAACAGGTGCAGACGCAGGTCAAAGAAAAGCCGGCGAAGTTCAAGGCGTCCCTGTCTTATTTGAAACTGGGTATCGGCGACCTCAAATCGGAGGTAACCGGAATCAAGCAGGGCGTCGCGGGGATCAAGGACGCGGGCAAAGACAAAGAGCCGGCCGGTTCGATCATCGCGGGCGCGCAGTTCGTGCGCGAAGCCGACGGCTTCAAGCTGAAGCGCGCAGGCGAGACGATCGGCGAGATCACGTACGCGGAAGGTCCGGAACCGGACACGTGGATGGCCAACCATACGTACGTCGACCCGGAATACCGCGGCGGCAGCGTCGCCAAGCTGCTGCTCGACCGTCTGGTGGAAGAAGCGCGCCTGCAAGACAAGCGTATCTTCCCGGTCTGCTCCTATGTAAGGGCACAGTTCAAACGAAATGACGAATATCGGGACGTGTGGCACGAATATTGA
- a CDS encoding chemotaxis protein CheW, translating into MFQDNAEQFVVFKIEGEEYGLPIGSVLQILTVPAEVPVSDYYSAVRGMMKIRGKIMPIFDVRFAFGFDEAPADPKQRLLLVQLGRLHVGLIVDEVTEVLQTGAQAPQISDGRSRGKRAGTFFTGMYKTNDRIVMLFDLQEMLEEEGLNVE; encoded by the coding sequence ATGTTCCAAGATAACGCCGAGCAGTTTGTCGTGTTCAAAATCGAAGGGGAAGAATACGGTCTGCCGATCGGCAGCGTACTGCAAATTTTGACCGTGCCCGCGGAAGTGCCGGTCTCGGATTATTATTCGGCCGTGCGCGGCATGATGAAGATCCGGGGCAAGATCATGCCGATCTTCGACGTCCGGTTCGCGTTCGGCTTCGACGAAGCGCCGGCCGATCCCAAGCAGCGGCTGCTGCTCGTGCAGTTGGGCCGGCTTCACGTAGGCTTGATCGTGGACGAAGTGACGGAAGTGCTGCAGACCGGCGCACAGGCGCCGCAAATCTCCGACGGACGCAGCCGGGGCAAACGGGCGGGTACTTTCTTTACGGGGATGTACAAGACGAACGACCGGATCGTCATGCTGTTCGATTTGCAGGAGATGCTCGAAGAAGAAGGGCTGAATGTGGAATAA
- the rhaB gene encoding rhamnulokinase yields MAQAIAVDIGASSGRLVAGTLIEGKLELQELYRFENAFTRKDGHDYWEVDALLNELLTGLNRARLAGIDACTLGIDTWGVDYVLLDEAGERLHDVYAYRDVRTAGAPDRFHREHLDRQAVYGRTGIREMSFNTLYQLYVHDREQLRHARQIMLVPDYLYYRLTGLAINEATNASTTQLLNVHTREFDAELLGLLGLGREQFAALTQPGTRLGGLKAELAESGRYPDCTVIAVPTHDTASAVVGVPAAPGRSWAYLSSGTWSLLGAELAQPLNSEAARQAGYTNEWGAYGTFRFLQNIMGLWMIQEVRREEGSGRSFAELADRAAQEEPFRSLVPCNDERFLNPASMTEAIRHFCRDSGQPVPEDAARLARCIFDSLAFTYLDALVRLEELTGVSYDVLHIVGGGSNNRLLSQLTADLLGIEVRTGPSEATAIGSIAVQLIASGALADVAEARRVIADSFPSEKYRPNPVPGREMLERRWRTLTQLNPKESLR; encoded by the coding sequence ATGGCGCAGGCGATCGCCGTCGATATCGGGGCTTCCAGCGGCCGGCTGGTCGCGGGTACCCTGATCGAAGGCAAGTTGGAATTGCAGGAGCTGTATCGTTTTGAGAACGCTTTTACACGCAAAGACGGGCATGATTACTGGGAAGTCGACGCTTTGCTTAACGAGCTGCTGACCGGATTGAACCGGGCCCGGCTCGCCGGCATCGATGCCTGCACGCTTGGGATTGATACGTGGGGCGTCGATTATGTGCTGCTGGACGAAGCGGGGGAGAGACTGCACGACGTCTACGCGTACCGGGATGTCCGGACGGCGGGAGCGCCGGATCGGTTTCACCGCGAGCACCTCGATCGGCAGGCCGTGTACGGCAGGACCGGCATTCGGGAGATGAGTTTCAATACGCTGTATCAGCTGTACGTGCACGATCGCGAGCAGCTTCGGCACGCGCGGCAAATTATGCTCGTGCCGGACTATTTGTATTACCGCCTGACCGGCCTAGCGATCAACGAAGCGACGAACGCGTCCACGACGCAGCTGCTGAACGTACATACGCGGGAGTTCGACGCCGAGCTGCTCGGCCTGCTCGGTCTGGGGCGCGAACAGTTTGCGGCCTTGACGCAGCCGGGGACACGGCTCGGCGGCTTGAAGGCGGAGCTCGCGGAGAGCGGACGTTACCCGGATTGCACGGTCATCGCCGTGCCGACGCACGATACCGCTTCCGCCGTCGTCGGCGTGCCGGCTGCGCCGGGCCGGAGCTGGGCGTATCTGAGCAGCGGCACCTGGTCGCTGCTCGGAGCCGAGCTGGCGCAGCCGCTGAACAGCGAAGCGGCGCGGCAGGCCGGGTATACGAACGAATGGGGCGCTTACGGCACGTTTCGTTTTCTACAGAACATTATGGGGCTGTGGATGATCCAGGAAGTCCGGCGCGAAGAAGGGAGCGGCCGCAGCTTTGCGGAACTTGCGGACCGGGCCGCGCAGGAAGAACCGTTCCGGAGCCTCGTTCCGTGCAACGACGAACGGTTTCTGAATCCGGCCAGCATGACGGAAGCGATCCGGCATTTTTGCCGCGATAGCGGACAGCCCGTGCCGGAAGATGCGGCCCGGTTGGCCCGGTGCATCTTCGACAGCCTCGCTTTTACGTATCTCGATGCCCTGGTGCGCTTGGAAGAGTTGACCGGCGTCTCGTACGACGTGCTGCATATCGTCGGGGGCGGGTCGAACAATCGGCTGCTGTCGCAGCTGACCGCCGATCTGCTGGGCATCGAAGTCCGCACAGGGCCGTCGGAAGCGACCGCGATCGGCAGCATCGCCGTGCAGCTGATCGCGTCCGGCGCGCTCGCGGACGTGGCGGAAGCGCGGCGCGTGATCGCCGATTCTTTTCCGTCCGAGAAGTACCGCCCGAACCCCGTTCCCGGCAGGGAAATGCTTGAGCGGCGCTGGAGAACGTTGACCCAATTGAATCCGAAGGAGAGCTTGCGATGA
- the rhaD gene encoding rhamnulose-1-phosphate aldolase, giving the protein MSTINAGNTAQSLEVPFIREMSEITQHMWRNGWDERNGGNVSYLLEEAEVAPYFDLERVIRVIEPAFPVGELAGRYFIVTGSGKYFKNVLHDPAGNLGLLRVSADGSLLELLWGLENGARPTSELASHFMSHIERLKVDPDHRVVIHNHATHVLAMTFIHELDEAKFTKTLWEMCTECIVVFPDGIGIIPWMVPGSNEIGRATAEKMREYHSVIWPQHGIFGTGTTIDEAFGLIETIEKAAQIYMLVAHHPIKQRITERQLSDLAAAFGVTPRPGILDL; this is encoded by the coding sequence ATGAGTACGATCAACGCCGGAAATACCGCACAGTCGCTTGAAGTGCCGTTTATACGGGAGATGTCCGAGATTACGCAGCATATGTGGCGCAACGGCTGGGACGAGCGCAACGGCGGCAACGTCAGTTATTTGTTGGAGGAAGCCGAAGTCGCCCCTTATTTCGATCTTGAGCGGGTCATTCGCGTGATCGAACCGGCTTTTCCGGTCGGCGAACTGGCCGGCCGTTATTTTATCGTGACTGGCTCCGGCAAATATTTCAAAAACGTGCTGCACGACCCGGCCGGCAATCTTGGATTGCTGCGCGTGTCGGCGGACGGAAGCTTGCTCGAACTGCTCTGGGGATTGGAGAACGGAGCCAGGCCGACGAGCGAACTGGCATCGCATTTTATGAGCCATATCGAACGGCTCAAAGTCGACCCGGATCATCGCGTCGTCATCCATAACCATGCGACGCATGTGCTGGCCATGACGTTTATCCATGAGCTCGACGAAGCGAAGTTCACGAAGACGCTGTGGGAAATGTGCACCGAATGTATCGTCGTGTTCCCGGACGGAATCGGCATCATTCCGTGGATGGTGCCGGGCTCCAACGAAATCGGCCGGGCCACGGCGGAGAAGATGCGGGAATACCATTCGGTCATATGGCCGCAGCACGGCATCTTCGGCACGGGCACGACGATCGACGAAGCGTTCGGCTTGATCGAGACGATTGAAAAAGCGGCCCAAATCTATATGCTGGTCGCGCATCATCCGATCAAGCAGCGTATTACCGAGCGGCAGCTGTCCGATCTGGCAGCGGCCTTTGGCGTTACACCGCGTCCGGGCATTCTGGATTTGTAA
- a CDS encoding cytochrome P450 family protein: MNSNESSKNALFTPEFTQNPYPVYARMREEEPIAKQMFPGGQFGWMITRYEDAVEVLKDNRFIKDMKKIYGPGSQSVFTNNMLFADPPDHRRLRGLVQQAFTPKLIEGMRDHIQQIADTLLDAVEGRDRLELIDDYAFPLPIIVISEILGVPIEDQDKFRTWSNSIIGASNSQGGDDVHRHMQEFTQYLGDWFEKVRHDPGDDLISQLIVAEESGERLSEQEIYGVVSLLIIAGHETTVNLIGNGVISLLQHPDQLRKLQEQPELIKGAIEEMLRYNGPVEFSTSRWAGEDLEFRGHAMKKGDLVVVALDSADRDGAQFDDPDLFDITRERSRHLAFGHGIHMCLGAPLARLEGEIAVNTLLRRFPNIRLREDAGELEWRPGMIVRGVKEIPLSV; encoded by the coding sequence TTGAATTCCAATGAATCGTCGAAAAATGCGCTGTTCACGCCAGAGTTTACGCAGAACCCTTATCCGGTCTATGCGCGCATGCGGGAAGAAGAACCGATCGCCAAGCAGATGTTTCCCGGCGGGCAGTTCGGGTGGATGATTACCCGCTATGAAGATGCCGTCGAAGTGCTCAAAGACAATCGTTTTATCAAAGACATGAAAAAAATTTACGGTCCCGGCAGCCAGAGCGTGTTCACGAACAACATGCTGTTTGCCGATCCGCCCGATCATCGCAGACTGCGCGGCCTCGTGCAGCAGGCGTTCACGCCCAAGCTGATCGAAGGCATGCGCGACCATATCCAGCAGATCGCGGATACGCTGCTTGACGCCGTCGAAGGACGGGACCGGCTGGAACTGATCGACGACTACGCGTTCCCGCTGCCAATCATCGTGATCAGCGAGATTCTCGGCGTGCCGATCGAAGATCAGGACAAATTCCGCACCTGGTCGAACTCGATCATCGGCGCGTCGAATTCCCAGGGCGGAGATGACGTGCACCGCCATATGCAGGAATTCACGCAGTATCTCGGAGACTGGTTCGAGAAAGTGCGGCACGATCCGGGCGACGACTTGATCAGCCAGCTGATCGTGGCCGAGGAATCCGGCGAACGCCTGTCCGAGCAGGAGATCTACGGCGTCGTGTCGCTGCTGATCATCGCCGGCCACGAGACGACGGTCAACCTGATCGGCAACGGCGTCATCTCGCTGCTTCAGCATCCCGACCAGCTGCGCAAGCTGCAGGAGCAGCCCGAATTGATCAAAGGCGCGATCGAAGAAATGCTGCGCTACAACGGCCCGGTCGAGTTCAGCACGTCGAGATGGGCCGGCGAAGACCTGGAATTCCGCGGGCATGCCATGAAAAAAGGCGACCTCGTCGTCGTGGCGCTCGATTCCGCCGACCGGGACGGGGCGCAGTTCGACGATCCGGACCTGTTCGACATTACCCGCGAACGCAGCCGCCATTTGGCGTTCGGCCACGGTATCCATATGTGCCTCGGCGCGCCGCTGGCCCGCCTTGAAGGCGAGATTGCCGTGAACACGCTGCTGCGCCGCTTCCCGAACATCCGCCTGCGCGAAGACGCCGGCGAACTGGAATGGCGCCCGGGCATGATCGTCCGCGGCGTAAAAGAAATTCCGCTGTCGGTCTAG
- a CDS encoding alpha/beta hydrolase codes for MKTSKALWTALGVAAVPAAAVVAGSFYFYRMAVARAPKSFLAADPGLQPNPDVQTETASSRAWWAAQPFEHRTLLSGDGLKLHAYYLPAKRPSKRTAILAHGYSGDASIMSGVARFYHEDLGMNILVPDARGHGRSEGAYIGYGWPERVDYLGWIRQVIGHDGPHAQIVLHGISMGGATVMMTSGEDLPPHVKAIVEDCGYTSVRDELAHQMKRMYKLPTFPMLPATEALTRIKAGYSFTEASALNQVRRCRTPMLFIHGSDDVFVPTSMVHELYEACPSEKDLLIVQGAGHGDSFLIDKAGYTRKVTEFLQGRLTEPAAAD; via the coding sequence GTGAAAACATCCAAAGCGTTATGGACCGCGCTCGGCGTCGCCGCCGTTCCGGCGGCGGCCGTCGTCGCGGGCAGCTTCTATTTCTACCGCATGGCCGTCGCGCGGGCGCCGAAATCGTTCCTGGCGGCCGATCCCGGCCTCCAGCCGAACCCCGACGTGCAGACGGAAACGGCTTCGAGCCGCGCCTGGTGGGCGGCGCAGCCGTTCGAGCACCGGACGCTGCTGTCCGGCGACGGGCTGAAGCTGCACGCGTATTATTTGCCGGCCAAGCGGCCGAGCAAGCGCACCGCGATTCTGGCGCACGGTTATTCCGGCGACGCTTCGATCATGAGCGGAGTCGCCCGGTTCTACCACGAAGACCTGGGCATGAATATTCTCGTGCCCGACGCCCGCGGCCACGGGCGCAGCGAAGGCGCTTATATCGGCTACGGCTGGCCCGAGCGCGTCGACTACCTCGGCTGGATTCGCCAGGTGATCGGCCACGACGGACCGCATGCGCAGATCGTGCTGCACGGCATTTCGATGGGCGGCGCGACCGTCATGATGACGAGCGGGGAAGACCTGCCGCCGCACGTCAAAGCGATCGTGGAAGACTGCGGCTACACGTCGGTGCGCGACGAATTGGCGCATCAGATGAAGCGCATGTACAAGCTGCCGACGTTCCCGATGCTTCCGGCGACCGAAGCGCTGACGCGGATCAAGGCCGGGTATTCGTTCACCGAAGCGTCCGCGTTGAACCAGGTGCGCCGCTGCCGCACGCCGATGCTGTTCATCCACGGGTCGGACGACGTGTTCGTGCCGACTTCGATGGTGCACGAGCTGTATGAAGCGTGTCCGTCGGAGAAGGACCTGCTGATCGTTCAAGGCGCCGGGCACGGCGATTCGTTCCTGATCGACAAAGCCGGCTACACGCGCAAAGTGACCGAGTTTTTGCAGGGCCGACTGACCGAACCCGCCGCGGCCGACTGA
- a CDS encoding biliverdin-producing heme oxygenase — protein MKLHILERLKAESAPYHDQVESNPYAAGIMAGTLDLDAYTHYLELFYGFIAPLEEQAEASGALDASGYDLADRRKTPMLEQDLGHLGLSPEQIRALPRCSDLPDVSTPGKLLGCFYVIEGSTMGGQMITRQLSKTLAVSPEAGLRYFNAYGAQTRERWSAFRERLAEAGADESRSDEMTEAAISTFRLLQRWIDADLTAPR, from the coding sequence ATGAAACTTCATATTTTGGAACGGCTCAAAGCCGAAAGCGCGCCTTACCACGATCAGGTGGAGTCGAATCCGTACGCCGCCGGCATCATGGCGGGTACGTTGGACTTGGACGCATATACGCATTACCTGGAATTATTCTATGGATTTATCGCTCCGCTCGAAGAGCAGGCGGAAGCTTCGGGCGCGCTGGACGCTTCCGGTTACGATCTGGCGGACCGGCGCAAGACCCCGATGCTGGAGCAGGACCTGGGGCATCTGGGCTTGAGCCCCGAGCAGATCCGGGCCCTGCCCCGCTGCTCGGACCTGCCCGACGTATCGACGCCGGGTAAGCTGCTCGGCTGCTTCTACGTCATCGAAGGGTCCACGATGGGTGGACAGATGATTACCCGCCAGCTGTCCAAGACGCTTGCGGTCAGCCCGGAAGCCGGACTGCGTTACTTCAACGCTTACGGCGCCCAGACGCGCGAACGGTGGAGCGCGTTCCGCGAACGTCTGGCGGAAGCGGGCGCGGACGAATCCCGCAGCGACGAGATGACCGAAGCGGCGATCTCCACGTTCCGTCTGCTTCAGCGGTGGATCGACGCCGATCTCACCGCGCCGCGTTAG
- a CDS encoding sensor domain-containing diguanylate cyclase, whose translation MAQANPNPDNEPLNRSLITGDGFVTDEPIDLTNCDKEPIHIPGMIQPNGVLLAARRTSAGKIVQCSRNSNDLLGRTPDELLGSSLADLIGQEAMNDLLERDLNAAASSDLQYLKLQIEVDGLPVRFTTVAHESEGLLILELELETDDEEGDDDFRWIRTFFVKLKQSANRYTASQAAAEQVKEILGYDRVMIYEFDKQWNGKVIAEAKEPGLEPFLGHHYPASDIPKQARELYLRNWLRTIVDVNYTPVEIVPTVQPLTGRPLNLSLSVLRSVSPLHVEYLHNMGVGATVTISLIHDGQLWGMITCHHYSPKYVSHRIRNLCNFLGAFFSNELYQRQQLDEYQAELRLRTEASKIAKIFIGNSSPFQVVEELYASERRLLDLMGASGAAVSYNDKLLLFGETPPPGDIRELAGWMGGKTSNYTYRTDRLSLEFPPAVSYKEKASGALYVALSPGQQNYIIWFRPEVLQIVDWAGDPAKAVIQDNDGMRLSPRKSFEKWRQVVQSTAFDWKTEELNALFELRAVVDNQTKSDLQRAEEQALQNSRVLRQNEQRYLQLMEFSPVAFFTLTDRHIVYCNEQAAVLLGEPDKDKLIGRDFLPFVLEDSRKPMGELLKQLEHDSSLLVSGSQAFVNVQCEPLNLDITLAAVSHSGRPSIMLIARKIAETVEQQTEYTSITDQLSSYMTTDPLTDLPNRRAFEQRLEEDWDASARSDEHPIALLEIDIDDFRNYNAVYGLQGGDLCIQNVAQVLDLFGRQRKASVSRTGGGTFMLRLDGEHAYRAEELAEQLRQAVVDLQIRRGEDGSGFDYVTVSIGGAVMRPTLDHRFTHFVAQADRALMKAKREGKNRVVFME comes from the coding sequence ATGGCACAAGCAAACCCGAATCCCGATAACGAACCCCTGAACCGGTCGTTGATTACCGGTGACGGATTCGTTACCGATGAACCGATCGACCTGACCAACTGCGACAAAGAACCGATTCATATTCCCGGCATGATCCAACCCAACGGCGTCCTGCTTGCCGCCCGGCGCACGTCGGCGGGCAAGATCGTCCAATGCAGCCGCAATTCGAACGACCTGCTCGGACGGACACCGGACGAGCTGCTCGGCAGTTCGCTCGCCGATCTGATCGGGCAGGAAGCGATGAACGACCTGCTCGAACGCGATTTGAACGCCGCGGCTTCTTCGGATTTGCAGTACCTCAAATTGCAGATCGAAGTGGACGGGCTGCCGGTCCGCTTTACGACCGTGGCCCACGAGAGCGAAGGGCTGCTCATTCTGGAACTGGAACTTGAGACCGACGATGAAGAAGGAGACGACGATTTCCGCTGGATCCGGACCTTTTTCGTAAAGCTCAAGCAGAGTGCGAACCGGTACACCGCGAGCCAGGCCGCGGCCGAACAGGTCAAAGAGATTCTCGGTTACGATCGCGTCATGATCTACGAGTTCGACAAACAGTGGAACGGCAAAGTGATCGCGGAAGCCAAAGAACCGGGGCTCGAACCGTTCCTCGGCCATCACTATCCGGCTTCCGACATTCCGAAGCAGGCGCGCGAACTGTATTTGCGCAACTGGCTGCGGACGATCGTCGACGTGAACTACACGCCGGTCGAGATCGTGCCGACCGTGCAGCCGCTTACCGGACGACCGCTCAACTTGAGCTTGTCCGTGCTGCGCAGCGTCTCGCCGCTGCATGTCGAATATCTGCACAATATGGGCGTGGGCGCGACGGTAACCATCTCCCTGATTCACGACGGCCAGCTGTGGGGCATGATTACGTGCCATCATTATTCGCCCAAGTACGTCTCGCACCGGATTCGCAATCTGTGCAATTTCCTGGGCGCGTTTTTCTCGAACGAGCTGTACCAGCGTCAGCAGCTCGACGAATACCAGGCGGAACTCCGGCTGCGCACCGAAGCGTCGAAGATTGCCAAGATCTTTATCGGCAATTCCAGCCCGTTCCAGGTCGTGGAAGAACTGTACGCGTCCGAACGCCGGCTGCTCGACCTGATGGGCGCTTCGGGCGCCGCCGTCAGCTACAACGATAAGCTGCTCCTGTTCGGGGAGACGCCTCCGCCCGGAGACATTCGCGAACTGGCCGGCTGGATGGGCGGCAAAACGTCGAATTACACGTACCGCACGGACCGGCTCAGCCTGGAATTCCCGCCGGCCGTTTCCTATAAGGAGAAAGCTTCCGGCGCGCTCTATGTCGCTCTGTCGCCCGGGCAGCAGAACTATATCATCTGGTTCCGCCCGGAAGTGCTACAGATCGTGGACTGGGCCGGCGATCCGGCCAAGGCCGTTATCCAGGACAACGACGGCATGCGCCTGTCTCCGCGCAAATCGTTCGAGAAATGGCGCCAGGTCGTGCAGTCGACCGCGTTCGATTGGAAGACCGAAGAACTGAATGCCCTGTTCGAGCTGCGGGCCGTCGTCGACAACCAGACCAAAAGCGACCTGCAGCGGGCGGAAGAGCAGGCGCTGCAAAATTCGCGCGTGCTGCGGCAGAACGAACAGCGGTATTTGCAGCTGATGGAATTTTCCCCGGTCGCGTTCTTCACGCTGACCGACCGGCATATCGTGTACTGCAACGAGCAGGCGGCCGTTCTGCTCGGCGAACCCGACAAAGACAAATTGATCGGGCGGGACTTCCTGCCGTTCGTGCTGGAAGATTCGCGCAAGCCGATGGGCGAACTGCTAAAGCAGCTGGAACACGATTCCTCGCTGCTCGTGTCGGGCAGCCAGGCGTTCGTCAACGTGCAGTGCGAACCGTTGAACCTGGACATTACGCTTGCCGCCGTCTCGCACAGCGGCCGGCCTTCGATTATGCTGATCGCGCGCAAAATCGCCGAAACGGTCGAACAGCAGACGGAATACACGAGCATTACCGACCAGCTCAGCAGTTACATGACGACCGATCCGCTGACCGACCTGCCGAACCGGCGGGCGTTCGAGCAGCGCCTCGAAGAAGACTGGGACGCTTCCGCAAGATCCGACGAACATCCGATCGCGCTGCTGGAGATCGATATCGACGATTTCCGCAATTACAACGCCGTCTACGGGCTTCAGGGCGGCGACCTGTGCATCCAGAACGTCGCGCAGGTGCTGGACCTGTTCGGGCGCCAGCGCAAAGCGAGCGTCTCGCGCACCGGCGGCGGCACGTTCATGCTCCGCCTGGACGGCGAGCACGCTTACCGGGCCGAAGAACTGGCCGAGCAGCTGCGCCAGGCCGTCGTCGACCTGCAGATCCGCCGCGGCGAAGACGGCTCCGGCTTCGATTACGTGACGGTCAGTATCGGAGGCGCGGTCATGCGACCGACGCTTGACCACCGGTTCACGCATTTCGTCGCGCAGGCCGACCGCGCATTGATGAAAGCCAAGCGCGAAGGCAAAAACCGCGTCGTCTTTATGGAATAG
- the rhaA gene encoding L-rhamnose isomerase — MRDKVETAYLEAKQLYERHGVDVEAALRKLAGIKISLHCWQGDDVRGFLRRGDALGGGIAVTGSYPGRASTPGELRSDLELALSLIPGKHKVNLHAIYADTDEDVDLDELQPRHFRGWIDWAKQNGLGLDFNPTLFSHPKAEDGFTLSHSDPAIRQFWIDHCKASRRIAESFGRELGQPCVTNHWLPDGYKDTPVDRWSPRARLREALDDIFADEIDETYNIDAVESKLFGIGSESYVVGSHEFYMGYAMSRGKTICLDAGHFHPTEVISNKLSSILMFADRLLLHVSRPVRWDSDHVITMDDELLEIARELVRGDLLPRTHIGLDFFDGSINHVAAWVIGVRNMQKALLRALLEPVEQLKRIELERDYTSRLALVEEFKSYPFGAIWDQFCRQAGVPVREKWLDEVKRHEKEVLQPREAGRGTP, encoded by the coding sequence ATGAGGGACAAGGTCGAAACGGCTTATCTGGAAGCCAAACAATTGTACGAACGGCACGGGGTGGACGTCGAAGCCGCGCTGCGCAAGCTTGCGGGCATCAAGATTTCGCTGCACTGCTGGCAGGGCGACGACGTGCGGGGCTTTCTGCGGCGCGGCGACGCGCTGGGCGGAGGCATCGCCGTCACCGGCAGCTATCCCGGCCGGGCGTCGACGCCGGGCGAGCTGCGCTCCGATCTCGAGCTTGCGCTGTCGCTCATTCCGGGCAAACACAAAGTCAATCTGCACGCGATCTATGCCGATACCGACGAAGACGTCGATCTGGACGAACTCCAGCCGCGCCATTTCCGGGGCTGGATCGATTGGGCGAAGCAGAACGGGCTCGGCCTCGATTTTAATCCGACGCTGTTCTCGCATCCCAAAGCCGAAGACGGGTTTACGCTCAGCCATTCCGATCCGGCGATTCGGCAGTTTTGGATCGACCACTGCAAAGCGTCCCGCCGCATCGCGGAGAGTTTCGGCCGCGAGCTGGGGCAGCCGTGCGTCACCAATCACTGGCTGCCGGACGGGTACAAAGACACGCCGGTCGACCGCTGGTCGCCGCGCGCCCGCCTGAGAGAAGCGCTGGACGACATTTTCGCCGACGAAATCGACGAAACGTATAACATCGATGCCGTCGAAAGCAAGCTGTTCGGCATCGGTTCGGAGAGCTATGTCGTCGGCTCGCATGAATTCTATATGGGCTACGCCATGAGCCGGGGCAAGACGATCTGCCTCGACGCGGGCCATTTCCATCCGACGGAAGTGATCTCGAACAAGCTGTCTTCGATTCTGATGTTCGCCGACCGGCTGCTGCTGCATGTGAGCCGCCCGGTACGCTGGGACAGCGACCACGTCATTACGATGGACGACGAACTGCTGGAGATTGCCCGCGAACTCGTCCGCGGCGACCTGCTGCCCCGTACGCATATCGGGCTCGATTTCTTCGACGGCAGCATCAACCATGTCGCCGCCTGGGTGATCGGCGTGCGCAATATGCAGAAAGCGCTGCTGCGCGCGCTGCTCGAACCGGTGGAGCAGCTCAAGCGGATCGAACTTGAGCGGGATTACACGTCGCGCCTGGCACTCGTCGAAGAGTTCAAGTCGTATCCGTTCGGCGCGATCTGGGATCAATTTTGTCGGCAGGCCGGCGTGCCGGTGCGCGAAAAATGGTTGGACGAGGTCAAACGCCACGAGAAAGAAGTGCTTCAGCCAAGAGAAGCCGGGAGGGGAACGCCATGA